The following coding sequences are from one Clostridioides difficile ATCC 9689 = DSM 1296 window:
- the wecB gene encoding non-hydrolyzing UDP-N-acetylglucosamine 2-epimerase gives MNDIKVMTVFGTRPEAIKVAPLIKELEKRENIKSIVCVTAQHREMLDQVIETFNINVDYDLDIMEKGQSLNDITCKILNKLPLILNKENPNIILVHGDTTTTLATSLTAFYNKTLVGHIEAGLRTYDKYSPFPEELNRQLTGIIADMHFAPTNLARKNLISEGKPNNNIFVTGNTAIDALKMTIKENYNHPIIDEIGNDRMILLTSHRRENLGKPMKNIFRAIKRIVDDFEDVQIVYPIHLNPKIRTIADEIFGKFPEKIHIIEPLDVADFHNFLNKSYMIMTDSGGIQEEAPSLGKPVLVLRDKTERTEGIEAKTLKLVGTNEDRIYNSVSDLLINKDNYVQMSKASNPYGDGNASKYIVDIIIKKFNCKYLN, from the coding sequence ATGAATGACATCAAGGTTATGACTGTATTTGGAACTAGACCTGAAGCTATCAAAGTAGCACCTTTAATAAAGGAACTTGAAAAAAGAGAGAATATAAAAAGTATTGTTTGCGTTACAGCTCAACATAGAGAAATGCTTGACCAAGTTATAGAAACCTTTAATATAAATGTAGACTATGATTTGGATATAATGGAAAAAGGACAAAGCCTGAATGATATAACATGTAAGATTTTAAATAAACTTCCGTTGATTTTAAACAAGGAAAATCCAAATATAATATTGGTACATGGAGATACAACCACAACTCTAGCTACAAGTTTGACTGCATTTTATAATAAAACTCTTGTTGGTCATATAGAAGCTGGGCTTAGAACCTATGATAAATATTCTCCTTTTCCAGAGGAGTTAAATAGACAACTTACAGGTATTATTGCTGATATGCACTTTGCTCCTACTAATTTGGCTAGAAAAAACTTGATTTCTGAAGGAAAACCTAATAATAATATATTTGTAACTGGTAATACTGCTATTGATGCTTTAAAGATGACAATAAAAGAAAACTATAATCATCCTATAATTGATGAGATTGGTAACGATAGGATGATTTTGTTAACCTCTCACAGAAGAGAAAATTTGGGTAAACCTATGAAAAATATATTCAGAGCTATAAAGCGAATAGTAGATGACTTTGAAGATGTACAGATAGTATATCCCATACATTTAAATCCTAAAATACGAACTATAGCTGATGAGATATTTGGAAAATTTCCTGAAAAAATTCATATTATAGAGCCTTTAGATGTAGCTGATTTTCATAACTTTTTAAATAAATCTTATATGATAATGACTGATAGTGGAGGAATACAGGAAGAAGCTCCATCATTAGGTAAGCCAGTTCTTGTGTTGCGTGATAAAACAGAAAGAACAGAAGGAATTGAAGCAAAGACACTTAAATTAGTAGGTACTAATGAAGATAGAATATATAATTCAGTGAGCGATTTATTAATAAATAAAGATAACTATGTTCAGATGAGTAAAGCATCTAATCCATATGGAGATGGAAATGCAAGCAAATATATAGTGGATATAATAATTAAAAAATTTAATTGCAAATATTTAAATTAG
- a CDS encoding N-acetylmuramoyl-L-alanine amidase: MRRNTKLLTTGILSMAIVAPTMAFATESNAMENNADLNINLEKKSIVLGSKSKVSVKFKEKPDADSITLKYKCYDMPLNTTLNYNQSTGAYEGTINYNQDPEYLNVWELQGITINSKNNHKTLNRQDLEKLGLNLKDYNVTQECIIEDITSRKDVNKYLRKTSSPITELTGSDRYETAVKISKEGWKNGSDKVVIINGDVSIDGIISTPLATTYNAPILLVEKNNVPNSVKSELKRLNPKDIIIIGDENAISKTTANQIKSTVNASQTRLNGSNRYETSLLIAKEIDKNHDVEKVYITNANGGEVDALTIAAKAGQDKQPIILTDKDSITDNTYKWLKSEDLQNAYFIGGPQMISTNVINKVNGITKDSVTNNRVYGADRHETNANVIKKFYTDDELEAVLVAKSDVLVDALAAGPLAANLKSPILITPKTYVSAYHKDNLEAKSANKVYKIGGGLTSKVMSSIASSLSKHNTTPTEPGNSGGKTVMIDPGHGGSAPGNSSGGMIEKDYNLNTSLATTEYLRSKGFNVIMTRDTDKTLSLGNRTALSNSLKPDLFTSIHYNGSTNKQGHGVEVFYKLKDKNGGTTKTVATNILNRILEKFKLTNRGIKTRVLPSDSTKDYLYVLRSNDMPAVLVECAFLDNENDMSLINSSAKVKEMGTQIGKGIEDSLK; this comes from the coding sequence ATGAGAAGAAATACAAAATTATTAACAACAGGGATTCTTTCAATGGCAATCGTCGCACCTACAATGGCATTTGCTACTGAATCTAATGCTATGGAAAATAACGCTGATTTAAATATAAACTTAGAGAAAAAAAGTATCGTTTTAGGTAGCAAATCAAAAGTTAGTGTCAAATTTAAAGAAAAACCAGATGCAGATAGCATTACATTAAAGTATAAATGCTATGACATGCCATTGAATACAACTCTAAATTACAATCAATCAACTGGGGCATATGAAGGAACTATCAATTATAACCAAGACCCAGAATATCTAAATGTTTGGGAACTACAAGGGATAACAATAAACAGCAAAAATAATCATAAAACTTTAAACAGACAAGACCTAGAAAAGCTGGGATTAAATTTAAAAGACTATAATGTAACACAGGAATGTATAATTGAAGATATAACTTCTAGAAAAGATGTAAATAAATATTTGAGAAAAACTTCTTCACCTATTACAGAACTTACAGGAAGTGATAGATATGAAACAGCAGTTAAAATAAGTAAAGAGGGCTGGAAAAATGGTTCAGATAAGGTAGTTATAATAAATGGGGATGTAAGTATAGATGGCATTATATCAACTCCACTGGCAACCACATATAATGCACCAATACTTTTGGTTGAAAAAAACAATGTACCTAATAGTGTAAAATCAGAATTAAAGCGCCTAAACCCTAAAGATATAATTATAATTGGAGATGAGAATGCTATTTCTAAAACTACTGCTAATCAAATTAAATCAACTGTAAATGCTAGTCAAACACGTTTAAATGGTTCTAATAGATATGAGACATCTTTATTGATAGCAAAGGAAATAGATAAAAATCATGATGTGGAAAAAGTATACATAACAAATGCTAATGGCGGAGAAGTGGATGCACTTACTATAGCAGCAAAAGCAGGTCAAGACAAGCAACCAATTATATTAACTGATAAAGATAGTATTACAGACAATACATATAAATGGTTAAAGAGTGAGGATTTACAAAATGCTTATTTTATAGGTGGTCCTCAAATGATATCAACAAATGTTATAAATAAGGTAAATGGAATAACTAAAGATAGTGTTACTAATAATAGAGTATACGGAGCAGATAGACACGAAACAAATGCAAACGTAATAAAAAAATTCTATACAGATGATGAGTTAGAGGCTGTTTTAGTAGCTAAATCAGATGTACTTGTTGATGCTTTAGCAGCAGGTCCATTGGCTGCGAACTTAAAATCTCCAATACTTATAACACCAAAGACGTATGTATCTGCATACCATAAAGATAATTTAGAAGCTAAATCAGCTAATAAGGTATACAAAATAGGAGGAGGATTGACTTCTAAGGTAATGAGCTCTATAGCATCATCATTATCTAAACACAATACGACTCCAACAGAACCAGGAAATAGTGGGGGCAAGACAGTTATGATTGACCCAGGGCATGGTGGTTCAGCACCTGGAAATTCATCTGGAGGAATGATTGAAAAAGATTACAATTTAAATACTTCACTTGCAACAACTGAATATTTACGTTCAAAGGGATTCAATGTAATAATGACAAGAGACACAGATAAGACTTTATCTCTTGGAAATAGAACTGCTCTATCTAATTCATTGAAACCAGATTTATTTACAAGTATACATTATAATGGCTCAACTAATAAACAAGGTCATGGTGTAGAAGTATTTTATAAGCTTAAAGATAAAAATGGAGGGACTACTAAAACTGTAGCTACCAATATATTAAATAGAATTTTAGAGAAATTTAAACTTACAAATAGAGGTATAAAAACAAGAGTACTTCCTAGTGATTCTACAAAAGATTATTTATACGTTTTAAGAAGTAATGATATGCCAGCTGTACTTGTAGAATGTGCATTTTTGGATAATGAAAATGATATG
- a CDS encoding cellulose biosynthesis cyclic di-GMP-binding regulatory protein BcsB, protein MKKFIISIISLVLFFSNISLIYKVNSDETKVKNYKFERDITIDGVIGSNSTFFEVNKNWDIEEVLLHLNFSKSQILNGDVSSLTVLINNVPIKSIKLNAKTNYKNTLEVLVPKDYIIQGYNEIKIKTYKTISDKICQDDSNTGNWMVIHKESYISIRYKQKKVENSINEYPYPYAEIENNHKLDTTIVVPDNMTRGETTAVFNLASAFGKITKNDDLKLDVKLYSEMKNWSDDNIIYIGKPENTAEEILDILSIKEQTLLSSNCIIKQVDSPYNKNKKMMVVIGSNEDDLIKASNLLIENRLSNQVLSSSVLVNKETNIKINREQKLNLGHLTLKDLGYSDFLLEGAFNQQALFDVKIPTGKVLDDGSKIILNLRYSDNLDFEKSLVTVSINDVIVGSKKLDRSHSNNDKLELKIPKDIDNKNYYQVKLTFNLSIKNSNCVTRESNNPWAYVSNNSYLALSTKENETLSFENYPYPFVRDDEFNDLTVIMPDYSGSQAMTWMFRLGVTLGANINSHNGNINVIRGKEFSDKYKDTNIVVFGVPHNNSVIKMLNNNLNIKFDKNYSNFISNDKISFIDDYGKNISTIQLIKSPYNNQKNIMVISSMNEKNLYLGMDYLLNKSKVNDLKGDTLIIDEYGEVEDLAYNLKSKKEVKDSSWNMSINKTTKVFLMISFITIIVVMILSMLYIKKYKRR, encoded by the coding sequence ATGAAAAAATTTATTATATCAATTATATCTTTAGTATTGTTTTTTTCAAATATATCACTTATATACAAAGTAAATTCTGATGAGACTAAAGTTAAAAATTATAAGTTTGAAAGAGATATAACTATTGATGGTGTTATAGGAAGTAATAGTACTTTTTTTGAAGTAAATAAAAATTGGGATATTGAAGAAGTTTTATTGCATCTTAATTTTAGTAAGAGCCAAATATTAAATGGAGATGTTTCAAGTTTAACTGTATTGATAAATAATGTACCAATAAAATCTATTAAATTAAATGCTAAGACAAATTATAAAAATACATTAGAAGTATTAGTTCCAAAAGATTATATAATTCAAGGATATAATGAAATAAAAATAAAAACATACAAAACAATATCTGATAAAATTTGCCAAGATGATTCCAATACTGGGAACTGGATGGTTATTCACAAAGAATCATATATATCAATTAGATATAAGCAGAAAAAGGTGGAAAACTCAATAAATGAATATCCGTATCCATATGCAGAAATTGAAAATAATCATAAATTAGATACAACTATAGTAGTACCAGATAATATGACTAGAGGAGAGACTACAGCAGTGTTTAATTTGGCATCAGCATTTGGAAAAATAACAAAAAATGATGATTTAAAGTTAGATGTTAAATTATATTCAGAAATGAAAAATTGGTCAGATGATAATATTATATATATTGGTAAACCTGAAAATACAGCAGAAGAAATTTTGGATATTTTAAGTATAAAGGAACAAACCCTATTATCTTCAAACTGTATAATCAAGCAAGTAGATTCACCATACAATAAGAATAAGAAGATGATGGTGGTAATTGGTAGTAATGAAGATGATTTAATAAAGGCATCAAATTTATTAATAGAAAATAGACTTTCTAACCAAGTTTTATCATCATCAGTACTTGTAAACAAAGAGACTAATATAAAAATTAATAGGGAACAAAAATTAAATTTAGGTCATTTAACATTAAAAGACTTAGGATATTCTGACTTTTTGTTGGAAGGAGCATTTAATCAACAAGCTTTGTTTGATGTCAAAATACCAACGGGTAAGGTATTAGATGATGGTTCAAAGATTATCTTAAATTTAAGATATTCTGACAATTTAGATTTTGAAAAATCTTTAGTTACAGTGTCTATAAATGATGTTATTGTGGGAAGTAAAAAATTGGATAGGTCACATTCTAATAATGATAAGTTAGAATTAAAAATACCTAAAGATATAGATAATAAAAACTATTATCAAGTTAAATTGACATTTAATTTGAGTATAAAAAATTCGAATTGTGTTACTAGAGAGAGTAATAATCCTTGGGCATATGTATCAAATAATTCTTATTTGGCGTTATCTACGAAAGAAAATGAAACCTTATCTTTTGAAAATTATCCGTATCCATTTGTTAGAGATGATGAATTTAATGATTTAACTGTGATAATGCCAGATTATTCAGGGTCACAAGCTATGACCTGGATGTTTAGATTAGGTGTTACTTTAGGTGCGAATATAAATTCACATAATGGAAATATAAATGTAATTAGAGGAAAAGAATTTAGTGACAAGTATAAGGATACTAATATTGTAGTTTTTGGAGTGCCACATAATAATTCTGTTATAAAGATGTTAAATAATAATTTAAATATAAAGTTCGATAAAAATTACTCCAATTTTATATCAAATGATAAGATAAGCTTTATTGATGATTATGGAAAAAATATTTCTACCATTCAATTAATAAAATCACCATATAATAATCAAAAAAATATCATGGTAATTAGTTCAATGAATGAAAAAAACTTATATTTAGGAATGGATTATTTGTTGAATAAAAGTAAAGTTAATGATTTAAAAGGAGATACATTGATAATTGATGAATACGGAGAGGTAGAAGATTTAGCTTATAATTTAAAATCTAAGAAAGAAGTAAAAGATTCAAGTTGGAATATGAGTATAAATAAGACAACTAAAGTATTTTTAATGATTTCTTTTATTACTATAATTGTAGTCATGATATTATCAATGCTATATATAAAAAAATATAAAAGAAGATAA
- a CDS encoding glycoside hydrolase family 113 has product MNKFKLKRSILISLIILIFIFIVYFVSIELKDRSLVNNQYKGKIKSANLSVDYEINQVMKDIDKLGLNTVNVPIIINVESINSDIMSIDNNSKEKAIKLIKKLNKKGISTILEAYPWIENGKLYETDWNPINKKRFFYTWQNAILNELIIDVANPLDVNVLNIGSNFVHLEEYQQNWGEIIDFVQSKFDGLVTYRTNWWYTKKDDLSSKLFYEQKLNNNFFDKLDFISIAAYFELSNKPVNTVDELISALHSSTVNNRGQNIKQEIYNLYKAHRKPIFFGELGFSNRESASSQPWNHTPSKAVNGEEQARCFEAYKKVFENEDWINGFSVFCVGKIDDEKNFYPSKESIKVIKSWYE; this is encoded by the coding sequence ATGAATAAATTTAAATTAAAAAGAAGTATTTTAATCTCATTAATAATCTTAATTTTTATATTTATAGTTTACTTTGTAAGTATTGAGTTAAAAGATAGGAGTCTAGTAAATAATCAATATAAAGGTAAGATTAAATCGGCCAATTTATCTGTAGATTATGAAATAAATCAAGTTATGAAGGATATAGATAAATTGGGATTGAATACAGTAAATGTACCTATAATTATAAATGTAGAGTCCATTAATTCTGATATTATGTCAATAGATAATAATAGTAAAGAAAAGGCAATTAAGTTAATAAAAAAATTAAATAAAAAAGGTATTTCAACAATATTAGAGGCATATCCATGGATTGAAAATGGAAAATTGTATGAGACTGACTGGAACCCTATAAATAAAAAAAGATTTTTTTATACTTGGCAAAATGCCATATTAAATGAACTTATAATTGATGTAGCAAATCCACTGGATGTAAATGTTTTAAATATTGGTTCTAATTTTGTACATTTGGAAGAATATCAACAAAATTGGGGTGAAATAATAGATTTTGTACAATCCAAATTTGACGGTCTTGTAACGTACAGAACTAATTGGTGGTATACAAAAAAAGATGATTTAAGTAGTAAGTTGTTTTATGAACAAAAGTTGAACAATAATTTTTTTGATAAGTTAGATTTTATATCTATAGCAGCATATTTTGAGTTAAGTAATAAACCTGTTAATACAGTGGATGAATTAATTTCTGCCTTACACTCATCTACTGTAAACAATAGAGGACAAAATATAAAACAAGAAATATATAACCTTTATAAAGCTCATAGAAAACCTATATTTTTTGGAGAATTAGGTTTTTCAAATAGAGAAAGTGCAAGTTCTCAGCCGTGGAATCATACTCCTTCAAAAGCTGTAAATGGCGAAGAACAAGCAAGGTGTTTTGAGGCATATAAGAAAGTTTTTGAAAATGAAGACTGGATAAATGGTTTTTCTGTGTTTTGTGTAGGTAAAATAGATGACGAAAAAAATTTTTACCCATCAAAAGAGAGTATAAAAGTTATTAAGTCTTGGTATGAATAA
- a CDS encoding N-acetylmuramoyl-L-alanine amidase has protein sequence MRRNTKLLTTGILSMAIVTPTMAFATESNAMENNADLNINLEKKSIVLGSTSKVSVKFKEKPDADSITLKYKCYDMPLDTTLNYNQSTESYEGTINYNKDPEYLNVWELQGITINSKNNPKTLNKQELEKMGLNLKDYNVTQECIIEDITSRKDVNKYLRKTSAPITELTGSDRYETAVKISKEGWKNGSDKVVIINGDVSIDGIISTPLATTYNAPILLVEKNNVPNSVKSELKRLNPRDVIIIGDENAISKTTANQIKSTVNASQTRLKGSNRYETSLLIAKEIDKNHDVEKVYITNANGGEVDALTIAAKAGQDKQPIILTDKNSITDNTYKWLKSEDLQNAYFIGGPQMISTNVINKVNDITKDNVTNNRVYGADRHETNANVIKKFYTDDELEAVLVAKSDVLVDALAAGPLAANLKSPILITPKTYVSAYHKDNLEAKSANKVYKIGGGLTSKVMNSIASSLSKHNTTPTEPGNSGGKTVMIDPGHGGSDTGTTGKPLGGIKEKDYTLNTSLATTEYLRSKGFNVIMTRDTDKTLSLGNRTALSNSLRPDLFTSIHYNASDTTGNGVEVFYKLKDKDGGTTKTVATNILNRILEKFNLKNRGAKTRTLSTDPTKDYLYVLRNNDMPAVLVECAFLDNEKDMSLLNTSNKVKEMGTQIGKGIEDSLK, from the coding sequence ATGAGAAGAAATACAAAATTATTAACAACAGGAATTCTTTCAATGGCAATCGTCACACCTACAATGGCATTTGCTACTGAATCTAATGCTATGGAAAATAACGCTGATTTAAATATAAACTTAGAGAAAAAAAGTATCGTTTTAGGTAGTACCTCAAAAGTCAGTGTTAAGTTTAAAGAAAAACCAGATGCAGATAGCATTACATTAAAGTATAAATGCTATGATATGCCATTGGATACAACTTTAAATTATAATCAATCAACTGAGTCATATGAAGGAACTATCAATTATAATAAAGACCCAGAATATCTAAATGTTTGGGAACTACAAGGGATAACAATAAACAGCAAAAATAATCCTAAAACTTTAAACAAACAAGAACTAGAAAAGATGGGATTAAATTTAAAAGACTATAATGTAACGCAGGAATGTATAATTGAAGATATAACTTCTAGAAAAGATGTAAATAAATATTTAAGAAAAACTTCTGCACCTATTACAGAACTTACAGGAAGTGATAGATACGAAACAGCAGTTAAAATAAGTAAAGAAGGCTGGAAAAATGGTTCAGATAAGGTAGTTATAATAAATGGAGATGTAAGTATAGATGGCATTATATCAACTCCACTAGCAACTACATATAATGCGCCAATACTTTTGGTTGAAAAAAACAATGTACCTAATAGTGTAAAATCAGAATTAAAGCGTTTAAATCCTAGAGATGTAATTATAATTGGAGATGAGAATGCTATTTCTAAAACTACTGCTAATCAAATTAAATCGACTGTAAATGCTAGTCAAACACGTCTAAAGGGCTCTAATAGATATGAGACATCTTTATTGATAGCAAAGGAAATAGATAAAAATCATGATGTGGAAAAAGTATACATAACAAATGCTAATGGCGGAGAAGTGGATGCACTTACTATAGCAGCAAAAGCAGGTCAAGACAAGCAACCAATTATATTAACTGATAAAAATAGTATTACAGACAACACATATAAATGGTTAAAGAGTGAGGATTTACAAAATGCTTATTTTATAGGTGGTCCTCAAATGATATCAACAAATGTTATAAATAAGGTAAATGATATAACTAAAGATAATGTTACTAATAATAGAGTATATGGAGCAGATAGACACGAAACAAATGCAAACGTAATAAAAAAATTCTATACAGATGATGAGTTAGAGGCTGTTTTAGTAGCTAAATCAGATGTACTTGTTGATGCTTTAGCAGCAGGTCCATTGGCTGCCAACTTAAAATCTCCAATACTTATAACACCAAAGACGTATGTATCTGCATACCATAAAGATAATTTAGAAGCTAAATCAGCTAATAAAGTATATAAAATAGGAGGAGGATTGACTTCTAAGGTAATGAACTCTATAGCATCATCATTATCTAAACACAATACAACTCCAACAGAACCAGGAAATAGTGGGGGTAAGACAGTTATGATTGACCCAGGACATGGTGGTTCGGACACTGGAACAACAGGTAAACCATTAGGGGGTATTAAAGAAAAAGACTATACATTAAATACTTCACTTGCGACAACTGAATATTTACGTTCAAAGGGATTCAATGTAATAATGACAAGAGACACAGATAAGACTTTATCTCTTGGAAATAGAACTGCTTTATCTAACTCTTTGAGACCAGATTTATTTACGAGTATACACTATAATGCATCTGATACAACTGGGAATGGTGTAGAAGTATTTTATAAGCTTAAAGATAAAGATGGAGGGACTACTAAAACTGTAGCTACAAATATATTAAATAGAATCTTAGAGAAATTTAATCTAAAAAATAGAGGTGCAAAAACAAGAACACTATCAACTGACCCTACAAAAGATTATTTATATGTTTTAAGAAATAATGATATGCCAGCTGTACTTGTAGAATGTGCATTTTTGGATAATGAGAAAGATATGAGTTTACTTAATACATCAAATAAAGTAAAAGAAATGGGTACACAAATAGGTAAAGGCATAGAAGATTCATTAAAATAG
- a CDS encoding glycoside hydrolase family 73 protein, with protein sequence MARKLIKNLGKSKSVKRVKLLFKKIFITVFIVASIVAIFNITKYFEELYKVRDLKSTKIEYYMDVADEAGDGKVQLSWKALLAIDMVIHDEDLSNIKKKDTLDIGEKFIVEDKNGKGEKVYKVKKFNKVLSELKFDSSQKSRARKYMKDLEYTYLGNKQLDSSDEKIKFIKKLEDSAIREYIDYGILPSITIGQAILESGWGNSKLTKQSNNLFGIKADKAWKGKSVEISTSEHYNEKIVASFRSYNSLQDSVKDHSLFLINNKRYRKHGLFEAKDYISQAQALENAGYSTAEDKKGNRIYAELLIDVIRSYNLQLIDNKVETK encoded by the coding sequence ATGGCTAGAAAATTAATAAAAAATTTGGGTAAAAGTAAAAGTGTAAAGAGAGTGAAACTTTTATTTAAGAAGATTTTTATTACTGTATTCATAGTAGCAAGTATAGTTGCTATTTTTAATATAACGAAATATTTTGAGGAATTATACAAAGTAAGGGATTTAAAAAGTACTAAAATTGAATACTATATGGATGTGGCTGATGAAGCAGGAGATGGAAAGGTCCAATTAAGTTGGAAGGCCTTACTTGCTATAGACATGGTAATACATGATGAAGATTTAAGTAATATAAAAAAGAAAGACACATTGGATATAGGGGAAAAGTTTATAGTAGAAGATAAAAATGGTAAAGGCGAAAAGGTGTATAAGGTAAAAAAGTTTAATAAGGTATTAAGCGAATTGAAATTTGACTCTTCTCAAAAAAGTAGAGCAAGAAAATACATGAAAGATTTAGAATACACATACCTTGGAAATAAACAATTAGATAGTAGTGATGAAAAAATTAAATTTATAAAGAAGTTAGAAGACTCAGCTATAAGAGAATATATTGATTATGGAATATTGCCCTCTATAACAATTGGACAAGCTATATTAGAATCTGGTTGGGGAAATTCTAAACTTACAAAACAGAGTAATAATTTATTTGGTATAAAAGCAGATAAAGCATGGAAAGGAAAAAGTGTAGAAATTTCAACTTCAGAGCATTATAATGAAAAAATTGTAGCTAGTTTTAGGTCGTATAATTCATTACAAGATTCTGTCAAAGATCACAGTTTATTTTTAATTAATAATAAAAGATATAGAAAACATGGGTTGTTTGAGGCAAAAGATTATATTAGTCAAGCTCAAGCATTAGAAAATGCAGGATATAGTACAGCAGAAGATAAAAAAGGAAATCGTATATATGCAGAGCTATTAATAGATGTTATTAGGAGTTATAATTTGCAATTGATAGATAATAAAGTTGAGACAAAATAA